One segment of Natronosalvus halobius DNA contains the following:
- a CDS encoding MaoC family dehydratase, translating to MSTASPGDRSEVSQRITTDHIERFADLTGDENPLHLDPEYAAEGLFDGPVAHGMLVAGLISSALASLPGDVVYLSQDLSFEAPVHPDQTVTATAEVLEDLGDDRYRVETTARVEDDVVVSGEATVLSLAHEG from the coding sequence ATGTCGACTGCCAGCCCCGGCGACCGGAGCGAGGTCAGCCAGCGAATCACGACCGACCACATCGAGCGCTTCGCCGACCTCACCGGCGACGAGAACCCGCTCCACCTCGATCCCGAGTACGCCGCAGAGGGCCTCTTCGACGGCCCCGTCGCCCACGGCATGCTCGTGGCGGGCCTCATCTCGAGTGCCCTCGCTTCTCTCCCCGGAGACGTCGTCTACCTCTCCCAGGACCTCTCGTTCGAGGCGCCAGTCCACCCCGATCAGACGGTCACCGCGACGGCCGAGGTGCTCGAGGACCTGGGCGACGACCGCTACCGCGTCGAGACGACCGCTCGCGTCGAGGACGACGTGGTCGTTTCAGGCGAAGCCACGGTACTCTCGCTCGCACACGAGGGCTGA
- a CDS encoding RNA-guided pseudouridylation complex pseudouridine synthase subunit Cbf5: MIRRGPPEERSPAALLQFGVVNLDKPPGPSSHQVSGWLRDTVAETLEATGSEPIDRASHAGTLDPKVTGCLPIMLGHATRLAPVFLEGHKEYVAVLECHAPVPHDAESVIEEFEGPIYQKPPRKSAVSRRVRVREIYRLEVLETSDRQVLLRIRCESGTYVRKLCHDLGLALGTGGHMGHLRRTATTPFDDRTLHSARDFLDALAFWLEDDDPDPLLDVVEPAERILADVPRVTIAPSAAESVATGAPVYAPGVLEVDDAAVDATNRGDDDPLVACCTPDGAAVCLGRLVGDHEADSGTVVALERVLV, translated from the coding sequence ATGATCCGTCGCGGTCCCCCCGAGGAACGGTCGCCGGCGGCGCTCCTTCAGTTCGGCGTCGTCAATCTCGACAAGCCGCCGGGACCGTCTTCCCACCAGGTCAGCGGTTGGCTGCGCGACACCGTCGCCGAGACCCTCGAAGCAACCGGATCGGAGCCGATCGATCGAGCTTCTCACGCGGGGACGCTCGATCCGAAGGTCACGGGCTGTCTGCCGATCATGCTCGGCCACGCGACTCGGCTGGCGCCGGTATTCCTCGAGGGCCACAAGGAGTACGTGGCCGTCCTCGAGTGTCACGCCCCGGTCCCCCACGACGCCGAGTCCGTCATCGAGGAGTTCGAGGGGCCGATCTACCAGAAGCCGCCACGAAAGAGCGCCGTCTCGCGACGGGTCCGCGTGCGCGAGATCTACCGCCTCGAGGTGCTCGAAACGAGCGATCGGCAGGTCCTCCTCCGAATCCGCTGTGAAAGCGGCACCTACGTCCGAAAACTCTGTCACGACCTCGGCCTCGCGCTGGGGACGGGCGGCCACATGGGTCACCTCCGCCGGACGGCGACGACGCCGTTCGACGACCGGACACTTCACTCGGCCCGGGACTTCCTGGACGCGCTCGCGTTCTGGCTCGAGGACGACGACCCCGACCCGCTCCTGGACGTGGTCGAACCGGCCGAACGTATTCTCGCGGACGTCCCTCGAGTCACCATCGCCCCCAGTGCGGCCGAGTCGGTCGCCACCGGGGCGCCGGTGTACGCGCCGGGAGTACTCGAGGTCGACGATGCCGCCGTGGACGCCACGAACCGAGGCGACGACGACCCGCTCGTGGCCTGTTGTACACCCGATGGTGCAGCAGTCTGTCTCGGTCGGCTCGTCGGCGATCACGAGGCCGACTCGGGGACCGTCGTGGCGCTCGAGCGCGTACTCGTGTAG
- the coxB gene encoding cytochrome c oxidase subunit II, with product MTRVDIFQELFLVFLGLGTIVGIIVVAYILYNAYKYRDDGERHPDEDLPTLGELPTGGTGGKKLFVSFFLSALIVISLTLWSYGMLIDVESGPEGPSEDALEVDVEGQTFSWSFYYENGVESSNELVVPAGTPVWVDVTSVDVWHSFGITSQRVKADAIPGEHDQTWFQADDEGEYLIECFELCGPGHSSMEGTLTVMSQEDYEQWVQDQLTLTLTLEDGEGEQLNETENVEVTVQDSDGETVGTYTGEDFDDEGALEIGVEQGDTYTVIVESTDGSFETTEDDFEIVDGPEESLQIGGSDDGNGNDESSSDGDEDGNGNEDENENETDDSGGEN from the coding sequence ATGACGCGTGTCGATATCTTCCAGGAGCTCTTCCTCGTGTTCCTGGGATTAGGGACGATCGTCGGCATCATCGTCGTAGCGTACATCCTGTACAATGCGTACAAATACCGTGACGACGGAGAGCGCCACCCGGACGAGGACCTGCCGACGCTCGGAGAGCTTCCGACTGGCGGAACCGGCGGGAAGAAACTCTTCGTGTCGTTCTTCCTGAGCGCGCTTATCGTCATCTCGCTCACGCTCTGGTCGTATGGCATGCTAATCGACGTCGAGAGCGGTCCTGAGGGCCCAAGCGAGGATGCCCTCGAGGTCGACGTGGAAGGCCAGACCTTTAGCTGGTCGTTCTACTACGAGAACGGCGTCGAGTCCAGCAACGAACTCGTCGTTCCCGCGGGGACACCAGTCTGGGTCGATGTGACATCCGTCGACGTGTGGCACTCGTTCGGCATCACTTCACAACGGGTGAAAGCCGACGCAATTCCGGGTGAGCACGACCAGACGTGGTTCCAGGCCGACGACGAGGGTGAGTACCTGATCGAGTGCTTCGAACTCTGCGGGCCCGGACACTCCAGCATGGAGGGGACACTCACCGTGATGAGCCAGGAGGACTACGAGCAGTGGGTCCAGGATCAGCTCACACTCACGCTGACCCTCGAGGACGGCGAGGGCGAACAGCTCAACGAAACCGAGAACGTCGAGGTCACGGTCCAGGACTCCGACGGCGAAACGGTCGGAACCTACACTGGTGAGGACTTCGACGACGAGGGCGCCCTCGAAATCGGCGTCGAGCAGGGTGACACCTACACCGTGATCGTCGAATCGACCGATGGCTCCTTCGAGACCACGGAGGACGACTTCGAGATCGTCGACGGCCCCGAAGAATCGCTTCAGATTGGCGGGTCCGACGACGGAAACGGCAACGACGAATCCAGCAGTGACGGTGATGAAGATGGTAATGGAAACGAAGACGAAAACGAAAACGAAACCGACGACAGCGGAGGTGAGAACTGA
- a CDS encoding vWA domain-containing protein: MDRGAAPLVGIVLLFGMVFVGAALVGVTGMIALDALEGDLGDERTEQTFSTFDHELTTLLHSSSNSAAVTIPDSEDGTYELTDSASASLTVANRFGQSCTVLDDTTLGTLEYESDGQRLAKQAGGTWRHTDDGTVMQSKPDLRYVADDRGTQYLEFSVSDLQGDVGVGEHSMTTTRSETRTADCVSDLGFARYVHLEVTDDTYHDGWYDFVREEFEAVDVGDAAVEDCSLENAGDENVVCHDESTGTVSVLATVDVDRPIDDYLGVEPTIYGGLYVSDETVQFGTHESLVVDSYDGRAGSYAESTTVTDDLFVADVDTLWIQQAEITGFPVVNGDIQIQPEADVSPAALYVGDDLSPASVDVPTARMATAFDGIQPIDDEIARTTTLLENEPKLEEDADGNIDAGAYSVDGDFTREGIEFDTASGDIYVAVDGDVSLEDVTVVGSGQVSIYADGSAIDIESVTVQDDRASQLWVYGTSETDVTVAGTVQGVVYAPGDGSLEVQDGAEIYGAIVSGTFEGIGGSGNADSGSHLEVHFDRSLRTDVPIPEENRTLEFENVMTRNPIDVGFVLDRSGSMGPHTIRERYDHGPWQHPIHTGDVVAGGDLEINRATGGIEELSYGDRTTLSDGDTVRSSQTHPWWGNVSVAVDHQHPGYDPNGLRVDATRSFIGELNASNALDPDYRDRAAVFEFNSTSHRAHGLSTNLETVNDSVENNVGGATNMAAGLEAGVNELEANLRDADSILVLLSDGFNDPSDHDDATLETAEAAADAEITIYTIGLGDGADEELLQTVARTTGGEYRHADNADDLMDIFDGIAEDVIEADTRFEVHADHSAVGGSNDYAIAIDHWNVEISEES; the protein is encoded by the coding sequence GTGGACCGGGGGGCCGCCCCCCTGGTCGGCATCGTCCTGCTGTTCGGGATGGTGTTCGTCGGTGCTGCACTGGTCGGGGTAACCGGGATGATCGCGTTAGACGCGCTCGAGGGTGATCTCGGCGACGAACGAACCGAACAGACGTTCTCCACGTTCGACCACGAACTGACGACGTTGCTGCACTCGAGTTCGAATTCGGCGGCGGTCACGATTCCGGACAGCGAAGACGGGACCTACGAACTGACCGACTCGGCATCGGCGTCGCTGACCGTGGCCAATCGATTCGGACAGTCGTGCACGGTGCTCGACGACACCACGCTCGGGACGCTCGAGTACGAATCCGACGGGCAGCGACTGGCCAAGCAGGCTGGGGGGACCTGGAGACACACCGACGACGGAACCGTCATGCAGTCGAAACCGGATCTTCGGTACGTCGCGGACGACCGCGGGACGCAGTACCTCGAATTCTCCGTCTCGGATCTCCAGGGGGACGTTGGAGTCGGTGAGCACTCGATGACGACGACGCGTTCCGAGACCAGGACGGCCGACTGCGTGTCTGACCTCGGATTCGCCCGGTACGTCCATCTCGAGGTCACCGACGATACGTATCACGACGGCTGGTACGACTTCGTGCGTGAGGAGTTCGAGGCGGTCGACGTGGGGGATGCAGCAGTCGAGGACTGCTCGCTCGAGAACGCGGGCGACGAGAACGTCGTCTGTCACGACGAATCGACGGGGACGGTGTCAGTTCTCGCCACGGTCGACGTCGACCGTCCCATCGACGACTATCTCGGCGTCGAACCCACGATCTACGGCGGCCTCTACGTGTCGGACGAGACGGTCCAGTTCGGAACCCACGAATCTCTCGTCGTCGACTCCTACGATGGACGCGCGGGATCGTACGCCGAATCCACTACCGTCACTGACGACCTGTTCGTTGCGGATGTCGATACGCTCTGGATTCAACAGGCCGAGATCACCGGCTTTCCCGTGGTGAACGGCGATATCCAGATCCAGCCCGAAGCGGACGTCTCACCGGCCGCATTGTACGTCGGGGACGATCTCTCGCCGGCGAGCGTCGACGTTCCAACCGCGAGGATGGCGACCGCGTTCGATGGAATCCAACCGATCGACGACGAGATTGCGCGCACGACGACGCTGCTCGAAAACGAGCCGAAACTCGAGGAGGACGCAGACGGCAACATCGACGCCGGAGCGTACTCCGTTGACGGCGATTTCACCCGCGAAGGCATCGAATTCGACACGGCCAGTGGCGACATCTACGTCGCTGTCGACGGCGACGTCTCCCTCGAGGACGTCACCGTCGTCGGCTCGGGGCAGGTCAGTATCTACGCCGACGGCTCCGCAATCGACATCGAGTCCGTGACGGTCCAGGACGATCGGGCATCACAGCTCTGGGTATACGGAACGAGCGAAACCGACGTCACCGTCGCAGGCACGGTCCAGGGTGTCGTCTACGCGCCGGGTGACGGTTCTCTCGAAGTCCAGGACGGGGCCGAAATCTACGGCGCCATCGTGAGCGGGACGTTCGAAGGGATCGGCGGATCGGGGAACGCCGACAGCGGCTCTCACCTGGAGGTGCACTTCGATCGCTCACTTCGAACCGACGTCCCGATTCCGGAGGAGAACCGAACGCTCGAGTTCGAGAACGTGATGACCAGGAACCCGATCGATGTCGGATTCGTCCTGGATCGGTCGGGATCGATGGGGCCGCACACGATCCGTGAGCGTTACGATCACGGTCCGTGGCAACATCCAATTCACACCGGTGACGTCGTTGCAGGGGGCGATCTGGAGATCAATCGTGCGACAGGAGGAATTGAAGAATTGAGCTATGGTGACAGAACGACGCTCAGCGACGGTGACACGGTACGTTCTAGTCAGACGCACCCCTGGTGGGGTAACGTTTCGGTAGCCGTCGATCATCAGCATCCAGGATACGATCCCAACGGCCTCCGCGTTGACGCCACGCGATCGTTCATCGGTGAGTTGAATGCATCGAACGCGCTAGATCCCGACTACCGTGATCGGGCGGCGGTTTTCGAGTTCAACAGCACTTCTCATCGCGCCCATGGTCTGTCTACCAACCTCGAGACGGTAAACGACAGCGTCGAAAACAACGTTGGTGGCGCCACCAACATGGCTGCCGGACTCGAGGCCGGCGTCAACGAACTCGAGGCTAATCTGCGAGACGCCGACAGTATCCTAGTCTTGTTGAGCGATGGCTTCAATGACCCGTCCGATCACGACGACGCTACGCTCGAAACCGCTGAAGCCGCTGCTGATGCGGAAATTACGATTTACACAATTGGGCTCGGAGACGGGGCGGACGAGGAATTATTGCAAACGGTCGCCCGTACGACTGGTGGAGAGTACAGACACGCCGACAACGCGGATGATCTCATGGATATCTTCGACGGGATTGCAGAGGACGTCATCGAGGCGGATACGCGTTTCGAGGTCCACGCCGACCACTCCGCCGTCGGCGGATCGAACGACTACGCCATCGCCATCGATCACTGGAACGTCGAGATTTCAGAAGAATCCTAA
- a CDS encoding amphi-Trp domain-containing protein, translating to MPEEVLFTFEQSLTRAEIADYLRTVADRLESGDELVLESGSDSVTMQPPGRPTFEVKAERETSRSGGPAEFSVELELEWEEGDDENGTGDGSLTIS from the coding sequence ATGCCAGAAGAAGTACTCTTTACGTTCGAGCAATCACTGACGCGCGCTGAAATCGCCGATTACCTCCGGACCGTTGCCGATCGACTCGAGAGCGGCGACGAGCTCGTCCTCGAGAGTGGGAGCGACTCGGTCACGATGCAGCCGCCGGGCCGGCCGACGTTCGAAGTCAAGGCCGAACGCGAAACCTCGCGGTCGGGCGGTCCAGCCGAGTTCAGCGTCGAGCTCGAACTCGAGTGGGAGGAAGGAGACGACGAGAACGGAACCGGTGACGGCTCCCTGACGATTTCCTGA
- a CDS encoding DUF106 domain-containing protein — protein sequence MTRTAEKIGALVREDSSFEEALEAIRRKADENGGEVEWADVRNDLSSGQWGRLIEKGILVDGQDGFEIADRSAFDDALDGDGEDGGLSEDLPEIDAEASKWSQWDKIAGVTALLFMFGYWITSVRDTVGEVLDIALGPLATSMPFYTVILAIAIMTGLYSTLLQANLMDMERMGKYQERMKAMQDKRSEVQDRKKEAEERDASEAEIEKLDNELQQVQEEQMEAMADNLGMFKEQFRPMVWIMLFTIPLFLWMYYRIHGTGPQTIEQTVVMPMVGEVEWQEGIIGPMRAWIVWYFLCSMGFVQLLRKALNIDMSPDTS from the coding sequence ATGACGCGCACAGCGGAGAAAATAGGCGCCCTCGTCCGTGAGGACTCGTCGTTCGAGGAGGCCCTCGAGGCGATTCGCCGGAAGGCCGACGAGAACGGCGGCGAGGTCGAGTGGGCGGACGTCCGCAACGACCTGTCGAGTGGCCAGTGGGGTCGACTCATCGAGAAGGGGATCCTCGTCGACGGCCAGGACGGGTTCGAGATCGCCGATCGATCGGCGTTCGACGACGCCCTCGACGGCGACGGCGAGGACGGCGGCCTCTCCGAGGACCTGCCCGAGATCGACGCCGAGGCATCGAAGTGGTCGCAGTGGGACAAGATTGCGGGGGTGACCGCGTTGCTCTTCATGTTTGGCTACTGGATCACCTCCGTCAGGGACACCGTCGGTGAGGTGCTCGACATCGCCCTCGGGCCGCTGGCGACGAGTATGCCCTTTTACACCGTGATTCTCGCCATCGCGATCATGACGGGCCTGTACTCGACGCTCCTGCAGGCGAATCTGATGGATATGGAGCGAATGGGGAAGTACCAGGAGCGCATGAAGGCCATGCAGGACAAGCGCTCCGAGGTCCAGGACCGGAAGAAAGAAGCCGAGGAGCGGGACGCGAGCGAAGCCGAGATCGAGAAACTCGACAACGAACTCCAGCAGGTGCAAGAAGAGCAGATGGAGGCGATGGCCGACAACCTCGGGATGTTCAAAGAGCAGTTCCGCCCGATGGTCTGGATCATGCTCTTTACGATTCCGCTGTTCCTGTGGATGTACTACCGGATCCACGGCACCGGCCCCCAGACCATCGAGCAGACCGTGGTCATGCCGATGGTCGGCGAGGTCGAGTGGCAGGAGGGCATCATCGGTCCCATGCGCGCGTGGATCGTCTGGTACTTCCTGTGCTCAATGGGATTCGTCCAGCTGTTGCGCAAGGCGCTCAACATCGACATGTCTCCCGACACGAGTTGA
- the cmk gene encoding (d)CMP kinase, which translates to MLLTVSGPPGGGKTTNAALLAEEFGLEHVSGGDIFRQLADERGYTPLEFNKLAEENDQIDRDLDRRLREIAVERDDVVLESRLAGWLAAEQADLKFWLDAPLSVRGTRIADREDKTPERATEETRAREASEVGRYREYYGIEFGDLSIYDLSMNTSRWSPEAVADTLVTAVEAYDPAADEGKTPVDVDYEF; encoded by the coding sequence ATGTTACTAACCGTCTCCGGACCGCCGGGCGGAGGAAAGACGACGAACGCGGCATTGCTGGCCGAGGAGTTCGGACTCGAACACGTCAGCGGCGGCGACATCTTCCGTCAACTGGCCGACGAACGCGGCTACACCCCCCTCGAGTTCAACAAACTCGCCGAGGAGAACGACCAGATCGACCGTGACCTCGACCGACGACTGCGTGAAATCGCCGTCGAGCGCGACGACGTCGTCCTCGAGTCCCGACTGGCCGGCTGGCTGGCGGCCGAGCAGGCCGACCTCAAGTTCTGGCTCGACGCTCCGCTGTCGGTCAGGGGAACGCGAATCGCCGACCGCGAGGACAAAACCCCAGAGCGGGCGACAGAGGAGACGCGCGCACGGGAAGCCAGCGAGGTCGGACGATATCGCGAGTACTACGGTATCGAGTTCGGCGACCTGAGCATCTACGACCTCTCTATGAACACGTCCCGCTGGAGCCCCGAGGCCGTCGCCGACACACTCGTGACGGCCGTCGAGGCGTACGATCCGGCCGCCGACGAGGGGAAAACGCCCGTCGACGTCGACTACGAGTTCTGA
- a CDS encoding adenylate kinase — MAQPRILILGAPGAGKGTQSAKITEHFDIEHITTGDALRSNKQMDISHLGLEYDTPAEYMDQGELVPDEVVNAIVDEALSSADGFILDGYPRNLEQVEALEEMTNLDVVLALDVGEEELVHRLTGRRMDPETGDIYHVEYNPPEDPEVEERLEQREDDTEETVRERLRVYQENTASVLEYYEDEGSLERVDGEQAPGEVWEDVKATIEENA; from the coding sequence ATGGCACAGCCACGGATTCTCATCCTCGGTGCCCCCGGAGCGGGGAAAGGAACTCAGAGCGCAAAGATCACGGAGCACTTCGACATCGAACACATCACCACTGGCGACGCCCTCCGGTCGAACAAACAGATGGACATCTCCCATCTCGGCCTCGAGTACGATACCCCGGCCGAGTACATGGACCAGGGCGAACTCGTCCCCGACGAGGTCGTCAACGCCATCGTCGACGAGGCGCTCTCGTCGGCCGACGGCTTCATCCTGGACGGCTACCCGCGCAACCTCGAGCAGGTCGAGGCCCTCGAAGAGATGACCAACCTGGACGTTGTCCTGGCGCTGGACGTGGGCGAGGAGGAGCTCGTTCACCGGCTGACGGGCCGGCGGATGGATCCCGAGACGGGCGATATCTATCACGTGGAGTACAACCCGCCGGAGGACCCCGAGGTCGAGGAACGCCTCGAGCAGCGCGAGGACGACACCGAGGAAACCGTCCGCGAGCGCCTGCGCGTGTACCAAGAGAACACGGCGTCGGTACTCGAGTACTACGAGGACGAGGGGTCGCTCGAGCGCGTCGACGGTGAGCAGGCGCCCGGCGAGGTGTGGGAGGACGTGAAGGCGACGATCGAAGAAAACGCGTAA